A window of Ciconia boyciana chromosome 9, ASM3463844v1, whole genome shotgun sequence genomic DNA:
GAATTCGCTCCTCCCCGAGCCGGTGGTCAGGCACACTTCGTAGCGGTAAGCCGGCGACAGAGTGCCCGTGCCGGCCACGTCCACGCCGTCGGTGGCGAAGTCGCCGTCAGCGTAGCAGCGGGCAGAGGGAGGCGACAGGCGTGCGCGGAGGCGAGCCTTGCAGAGCTTGGCTGCCGAAAAGGCGAGGACGGACAGGAGGAAGAGCGACGAGACCCAGCCCAGGGAGGCGATGAGGTAGGTGGTGAGCGGGTCCTCCTCGCCCGCCTgcctgcggctgctgctgctgctgctgcctcgcCGCAGGAGCGTGGTTGAGCTGGAGGAAGGCGTCGGAGAAGCCGTCCACCAGGGCGATGCCGAGGGTGGCGGTGGCGGAGCGCGGCGGCTGCCCGCGGTCTCGCACCAGCACGACGAGCCTCTGCCGGGGCGCGTCGCTCTCCGCCACGGCCCGCGCCGTGCGCACCTCGCCGCTGTGCAGCCCCACGCGGAACAGCCCCGGCTCCGTCGCCTTGGCCAGCTCGTACGACAGCCACGCGTTCTGCCCCGCGTCCGCATCCACCGCCACCACCTGGCCACCAGCGCCCCGGGCTACGCCGAGCGCGACGCCAGCGCCACGCCCGCCCAGCCCGCGctcggcgccgccgccgccggcgggtaCAGCACCTGCGGCGCGTTGTCGTTCTCGTCCACGATCACGAGCCGCACCGACACGTTGCTGCTCAGCGCCGGCGCGCCGCCGTTCTCCGCCCGCACCCACAGCCACACCTCGCGCACCTCCTCGTAGTCGAAGGAGCGCAGCGCGTACAGCGCGCCCGTCTCCGCCTGCACCGACACGTAGGACGAGAGCGGCGCGCCCCGCACCCGCCCCTCCGACAGCCGGTACCGCACGCGCGCGTTCTGCCCCCAGTCCGCGTCCGCCGCCCGCACCGTCAGCACCAGCGCGCCCGCCGCGTTATTCTCGGGCAGCCGCGCGCTGTAGCGCGCCTCCGCGAACACCGGCGCGTTGTCGTTCACGTCCAGCACCCGCAGCGCCAGCACCGCGCTGCTCCGCAGCGCCGGCGACCGGCCGTCCGCCGCCCGCACCGTCACGTTGTACTCCGCCACCTCCTCGCGGTCCAGCTCCCTCGCCGTCACCACGCGGTAGCAGTCCTCGAAGGACTTCTCCAGGCGGAACGGGAGGCGCTCGGCCATGCTGCACCGCACCTCGCCGTTCGCCCCCGAGTCCCGGTCCTGCACGTGCAGCAGGGCCACCACCGTCCCCGACGGGGCGTCCTCAGAGATCGCGCTCAGCTGGGAAGTCGCTGTCAGTTCGGGAGCGTTGTCGTTCACGTCTGTCACGACAATCGCGACTTTCGCCGTGTCGGAAAGTCCGCCGCCGTCCCGTGCCTGCACCTCCACTTCGTAGGAGTCGCCTTCCTCGAAGTCCCGGATCCGCACCAGACTGATTGCTCCCGCCTCAACATCCAGCTGGAAAATCTTCGAGGCTTTCTCTGTGATTTTCTTCAATGAGTATTTCACGTGCCCGTTCAGCCCCTCGTCGGCGTCGGTGGCCGTGACGGTGACGAGGACGGAGCCCACGGGCACGTCCTCCGGCACACGCACCGTGTACTCCGCCTGGCTGAACACGGGCGCGTTGTCGTTCGCGTCCAGCACCGCCACGCGGATCCGCGCCGTGCCCGTCCGCGCCGGCTCTCCGCCGTCGCTCGCCCTCAGCACCAGCTCGTGAAACGCCGCCTCCTCCCGGTCCAGCGCCTTCGCCAGCACCAGCTCGGGACGCTGATCGCCGCCGGGGCCCGCCTGCACGGCCAGCGAGAAGTGCTCGTCGCCGCTCAGCTCGTAGCTCTGCAGCGAATTCCGTCCCACGTCCGGGTCGTGAGCCCTGGCCAGGGGAAACCGCGACCCTGGGGCTGTCGTCTCGCTCAGTCTCAGGTCTATTTCTGCCCCTCGCAAGCTGGGCGCGTTGTCGTTGATGTCCGTGATTTCCTCTTCGATTCCGTAAACCTGCATTTCCCTTCCACTATGAGCTCACACCGCAGCGCGCATTGCTGCACACTCTcgcagagctgctctctgtcTATCCTCTGCGCCGTCACTAAATGTCCCGTCTTCCCGTGCAGAGCGAAATACTGCGTCCTACCTCTGTCTATGATGCTGAGGTCGCGGCGGCGGAGCGccggcagctccagccccaggtCCTTGGCCACGTCGCCCACGAACGAGCCCTTCGGCATCTCCTCGGGAACCGAGTAGCGCAGCTGCCCCCACGCTGCCTCCCACGCCGCCACCAGCACGCACCACAGCAGGGCTCGCTCCCGCCGGCCCCGACGCCCGCCTCTCTCCGCCATTGCAAAGCCCGGCAGCAGCTGCCCGCTCGCCCCGCCGCCCACCGGAGCCGGCCTGCGGGTCACCGCTGTCGCCGCGCTCCTCCCGCCGAGCCTTCCCCCGAgcagcccggcccggctcggctcgcTCCCACCGCGCTGCCCCGGGCTCGGACCTTGCAGCCCCGCGGCTCGCTCGCCGGCTCGCCGTTGCtccggcggccgccgcccgccttTCGGCCCATCGTGAGCCAACAGCGACCCTCGCAGCCGCAGGCAGCAACTGCAGCGCTCCGGCGCTGGGAAGCGGCCCTCCGCCTTGCCGGCTTCCCTCTCCCGCTCAGCGAACAGCGCCTGCTGCAGCCCCGCGCTTGCGATCAACCCTGATAACAGTGCTTACAGATTCACGGGACATGCATGCATTCAGGGTAGTCTCTCCGACAAGTCCTGCCCACCGCATTGCTTCAGAGAATGACAGAATGATAGAGTGatagagtcacagaatcatagaatggtttgagttggagtggacctttaaagatcatctagttcacCCGCCCTgtaatgagcagggacatcttcaactagatcaggtgactcagagccccgtccagcaTGACCTTAAaagtttccagggatgaggcatccacaacctcctgggcaacctgtcccacTCTtccaccaccctcattgtaaaaaatatcttccttatatctagtctgaaccgaccctcttctagtttaaaaccattaccccttgtcctatcggTACAGGCCCCATGAAAAAGTCTGTCTCCAActttcttgtaagccccctttaagtattgaaaggctgcaataaggtctccccagagtcttctcttctccaggctacataaccccaactctctcagcctttcctcataggagaggtgttccatccctctgaacatttctgtggccctcctctggacccgctccaacaggtccatgtctgtcttgtacgGAGGATGCCAGAGatggatgcagtgctccaggtggggtctcaccagtgcagagtagagggcagaatcacctccctggcCACACTGCTGGTGATGCAGCCTGGGATACGGTCGGCTTTCTGGGttgcgagtgcacattgctggctcatgtccagtttttcatccaccagtgcccccaagtccttctccgcatGAGCTGCTCTCAAGCCCTTCATCCCctagcctgtattgatactgggggttgccccaacccaggggCAGGACCtagcacttggccttgttgaacctcatgaggttcacacgggcccacttctcgagcttgtccaggtccctctgaatggcatcccgtccctcaggcgtgtcagcCGCACCACTCatcttggtgtcatctgcaaacgtgctgagggtgcactcgatcccaccATCTATGCCGTTGATGCAGATATGAAACAGTACTGGGTCCCCATACGGAcctctgagggacaccactcgtcactgatctccatctggacattgagccattgaccactactctgtggatgcgaccatccagccaattccttataCACCAAACAGTCCATCCCTCAAATCCATCCGTCTCCCAATTTAGAGAGAcggatgttgtgggggaccatgtcaaaggctttacagaagtccgGACAGATAACattcccttgtccactgatgtagtcactccagcatagaaggccactaggttggtcaggcaagacttgcccttggtgaaggcatgctggctgtctcaaatcacctccctgtcctccatgtgccttagcatagctcctaggaggatctgttccatgaccttccaggcacagaggtgaggctaACAagtcagtagttcccagggtcctcctttctacccttttaaaaaatgggtgcaatgtttccctttttccagtcaccgggaacttcacctgactgccatgacttttcaaatatcatggagcGTGGCTTGGCAACTGCATCAGCCAATttcctcaggactctgggatgcatctcgtcgGGTCCCATAGGCTTATgcatgttcaggttcctcaggtggtctcaaacctgatcttctgtTACAGGGGGAGGGATTTTGCTCCCCCCGTCCCTGCCACGAGGTCCATCCacttgagaggtgtgggaagagagattgcCAGTGAAGATGGAGGCAAAAAGTTGTcgagtacctcagccttctcatctgttgttaccagtttgccagtcgtGTTCATCAGGGAgggtacgctttctttgaccttccttttctggctgacatacctgtagaagcccttcttattattctttgcgttccttgccaagttcagctccagctgccccttggccttcctgaccccatccctacacagCCAGGCAACATCCCTATACTgttcccaggatacctgtccctgcttccactgcctgtgcatttccttcttgcccctCAGTTGGACCAGCAAGTCTTCACTCAGTCATGCCggtttcttgccttcctttcctgatttcttacacatggggatcgagagctcttgcgctctgtggaaagcatccttacaggtctgccagctctgttctgctcctttgTCCCTGaaggcagtttcccaggggggcccattgactaactccttgaagagctggaagtttgctttcctaaaattcagggacCTCACTTTACTCTTCGCCTGTCCTTTATATCCCTCAGGAGTGCGAACTgcaccagtgcatgatcactgcagcccaggctgcctccaatcttgacgtcTCTGACTAGCTCACTTGcgttggtgaccaacaggtccagaaacgcatcccctctggtagggctgtctgtTACCTGGCCTAAGGAGTTATCCTTCCTAAACGGCGCCTCCGACGAGCCCCTCGGGAAAGCTCAGCGGTGTGCTTAGACCCTCCAGTGCAGGAAACGGCCTCTCCCTCTCATAGGGTAAAATCCATAATAAACCATCTAGTTATGAACCGCATCAGACACCCAGACCCTCGAGCTGGAACAACCCGACAAGCGGCAGTTTTACACCAGGAGGTGCCGGTTCCTTGTGATCTCAGTAAGAGAGACACGCCGACTCTCTAAGATGTCATTCACAACTCTGATTATTACAGCTCACACTATTGGAAGAGATTAGCGTAGATAATCCTACGACCCTTTAGGTGCAGACAGCcct
This region includes:
- the LOC140656577 gene encoding LOW QUALITY PROTEIN: protocadherin gamma-A2-like (The sequence of the model RefSeq protein was modified relative to this genomic sequence to represent the inferred CDS: inserted 1 base in 1 codon) codes for the protein MAERGGRRGRRERALLWCVLVAAWEAAWGQLRYSVPEEMPKGSFVGDVAKDLGLELPALRRRDLSIIDRGRTQYFALHGKTGHLVTAQRIDREQLCESVQQCALRCELIVEGKCRFTEXEEEITDINDNAPSLRGAEIDLRLSETTAPGSRFPLARAHDPDVGRNSLQSYELSGDEHFSLAVQAGPGGDQRPELVLAKALDREEAAFHELVLRASDGGEPARTGTARIRVAVLDANDNAPVFSQAEYTVRVPEDVPVGSVLVTVTATDADEGLNGHVKYSLKKITEKASKIFQLDVEAGAISLVRIRDFEEGDSYEVEVQARDGGGLSDTAKVAIVVTDVNDNAPELTATSQLSAISEDAPSGTVVALLHVQDRDSGANGEVRCSMAERLPFRLEKSFEDCYRVVTARELDREEVAEYNVTVRAADGRSPALRSSAVLALRVLDVNDNAPVFAEARYSARLPENNAAGALVLTVRAADADWGQNARVRYRLSEGRVRGAPLSSYVSVQAETGALYALRSFDYEEVREVWLWVRAENGGAPALSSNVSVRLVIVDENDNAPQVLYPPAAAAPSAGWAGVALASRSA